One genomic window of Aneurinibacillus migulanus includes the following:
- a CDS encoding glucosaminidase domain-containing protein, translating into MEPQAFISKIKDAAIEENKKVGIPASLTIAQAILETGWGESELAKKANNLFGLKGTGPAGTYEKESPEYRNGKKTTEKSIFCKYNSWGECIKCRSERLLTPRYAKVIGTDWRAACVEVWKAGYATDPTYPDKLMNIIQRYKLYQYDKGEYRVSKLVLIDPGHGMPDPGACGNGLQEHERAFALAQLVGKVLTRHGVTVLFTRNGERSLSSATNLKTNKNEDLAARQRFSNSKATD; encoded by the coding sequence ATGGAGCCACAAGCATTTATCAGCAAAATCAAAGATGCTGCAATTGAGGAAAACAAAAAGGTCGGGATTCCGGCCTCTCTCACAATTGCCCAGGCTATTCTTGAAACCGGATGGGGAGAATCAGAGTTGGCGAAGAAGGCCAACAACTTATTCGGCCTCAAAGGTACTGGTCCAGCTGGTACATACGAAAAAGAATCGCCTGAGTATCGGAACGGTAAGAAAACAACAGAAAAGTCTATTTTCTGTAAATACAACTCTTGGGGAGAATGCATTAAATGCCGTTCAGAACGCTTGTTAACTCCCCGGTATGCAAAGGTTATCGGCACTGATTGGCGGGCGGCCTGTGTCGAGGTATGGAAAGCCGGCTATGCTACCGACCCAACGTATCCAGATAAACTGATGAACATTATTCAGCGGTATAAGTTGTACCAATATGACAAGGGGGAATATAGAGTGAGTAAATTAGTTTTGATTGATCCAGGGCACGGAATGCCGGACCCCGGAGCATGTGGAAATGGACTGCAGGAACATGAACGTGCCTTTGCCTTGGCACAATTAGTCGGCAAGGTACTAACCCGGCACGGAGTAACGGTACTCTTTACCCGGAATGGTGAGCGGTCGCTATCGAGTGCAACAAATTTAAAAACAAATAAGAATGAGGATTTAGCAGCAAGGCAAAGGTTTAGTAATAGCAAGGCGACAGACT
- a CDS encoding phage holin family protein: MKKIALGLGIASTVVLLGMNIREVAFKAGLASVALYLFGGWSQLLDVLMFMVIADYATGIGAACVEKRLSSAIGFRRIPKKLFIFLAVAAAHKVDLALNSPGFFRNITIYFYIANEGLSMLENMVRCGMPVPPQLRSALLQLRKRSEEEKQPPDTPDRPAM, from the coding sequence ATGAAAAAAATAGCCCTTGGGTTAGGGATTGCCTCCACGGTTGTGTTACTGGGGATGAATATAAGAGAGGTAGCCTTTAAAGCGGGATTGGCTTCCGTTGCGCTATATCTCTTCGGGGGATGGTCGCAATTGTTAGATGTACTTATGTTTATGGTGATTGCAGATTATGCAACGGGTATCGGCGCCGCTTGTGTAGAGAAGCGTTTATCTAGCGCCATAGGCTTCCGACGTATTCCAAAGAAGCTATTTATCTTTCTGGCCGTGGCTGCCGCACATAAAGTTGATTTAGCCCTAAATTCCCCCGGTTTCTTCCGTAACATCACGATTTACTTTTATATCGCAAACGAAGGGCTATCCATGCTAGAAAATATGGTCCGATGCGGGATGCCTGTACCGCCCCAATTACGTAGTGCTCTACTCCAACTCCGCAAACGTTCAGAAGAAGAAAAACAACCACCAGACACGCCGGATCGACCTGCGATGTAA
- a CDS encoding CD1375 family protein, whose protein sequence is MSVAKVYVNAIKDGDIQITDVPESIQDKVKELLKEDES, encoded by the coding sequence ATGTCAGTTGCAAAAGTCTATGTAAATGCTATAAAAGACGGTGATATTCAAATCACTGATGTTCCAGAAAGCATTCAAGACAAAGTAAAGGAGCTACTGAAGGAAGATGAGAGCTAA